A section of the Oryza sativa Japonica Group chromosome 1, ASM3414082v1 genome encodes:
- the LOC107276333 gene encoding rust resistance kinase Lr10 isoform X2, translating to MPPSVFPIIGNLETSCRYLAMIPLGGWDSPLPHNASFSDIVRSMRNGFAVHFPIIHRWSRIGHIKDCLMGSIRGFHEEPLSNQTIKDQIVDILFIDFSFWSCIIGGVGMKDYFDMPQYMMGMLRGKIEFYGGFIVQFALFVFKWIAVLCRFVIAPLTLLTFLAFKYWKTRIKIDAVEKFLQMQLMLGPTRYAYTDIIAMTSHFRDKLGQGGYGSVFKGVILPGDVHVAIKMLSNYNCNGEEFISEVSTIGSIHHVNVVRLVGYCAEEMRSALVYEYMPHGSLDRFIFSPDKSLSWDKLNEIALGIARGINYLHQGCDMQILHFDIKPHNILLDSNFVPKVADFGLAKLYPRDNSFMPVSAARGTVGYIAPEMISRSFGIISSKSDVYSFGMLLLEMAGGRRNSKQNMSSSSQSYYPSWVYNQLVQQKMGEIANAFNMHELEKKLCVVGLHCIQMKSHDRPTMSEVIEMLEGDVGGLQLPSRPFFCDDEPLPLLVDSCRFSSELTEISEEDE from the exons ATGCCTCCATCTGTTTTTCCAATCATCGGAAACCTTGAGACTTCATGTCGCTACCTTGCCATGATTCCCTTGGGTGGTTGGGACTCGCCATTGCCACATAATGCAAGCTTTTCAGACATCGTCAGATCCATGAGGAATGGATTTGCTGTTCATTTTCCCATAATACATAGGTGGAGTAGGATTGGGCACATCAAGGATTGTCTGATGGGGTCGATTCG GGGCTTTCATGAAGAACCATTGTCCAATCAAACCATCAAGGATCAGATTGTGGACATCCTTTTTATTGACTTTAGTTTCTGGTCCTGCATAATTGGAGGAGTGGGCATGAAAGATTATTTCGATATGCCACAATACATGATGGGGATGCTTCGTGGAAAAATAGAATTTTATGGCGGATTCATTGTACAATTTGCTTTGTTTGTTTTCAAGTGGATTGCTG TTTTATGCAGGTTCGTGATAGCTCCGTTGACACTATTGACCTTCCTTGCCTTCAAGTATTGGAAAACTAGAATAAAAATCGACGCAGTTGAGAAGTTTTTACAAATGCAGCTGATGCTTGGTCCAACAAGGTACGCCTACACAGACATCATTGCAATGACAAGCCATTTTAGAGACAAGTTGGGCCAGGGTGGCTATGGCTCCGTGTTCAAGGGAGTGATACTGCCTGGTGATGTCCATGTTGCCATCAAAATGCTATCCAACTACAATTGTAATGGAGAAGAATTCATCAGCGAGGTATCCACCATTGGCAGTATCCATCATGTCAATGTAGTACGTCTAGTGGGGTATTGTGCAGAGGAAATGAGGAGTGCACTTGTGTATGAGTACATGCCCCATGGATCTCTTGACAGGTTCATCTTCTCTCCTGACAAGAGTCTCTCTTGGGACAAGCTCAATGAGATCGCATTGGGCATTGCTAGAGGAATAAACTACTTACATCAGGGGTGTGATATGCAGATTCTACATTTTGATATCAAGCCGCACAACATCCTTCTTGATAGCAATTTTGTCCCAAAAGTTGCCGATTTTGGCCTTGCCAAACTGTACCCACGGGATAACAGTTTTATGCCAGTTAGCGCTGCACGAGGAACAGTAGGTTATATTGCTCCTGAGATGATATCTCGGAGCTTTGGTATCATATCTAGCAAATCTGATGTTTATAGCTTTGGAATGCTTCTGTTGGAGATGGCTGGAGGGCGAAGGAATTCTAAGCAGAACATGTCGAGCTCAAGCCAGTCATATTATCCATCTTGGGTGTATAATCAGCTGGTTCAACAAAAGATGGGTGAGATTGCCAATGCCTTCAATATGCATGAGCTGGAAAAGAAGTTGTGTGTTGTTGGTCTACATTGCATTCAAATGAAGTCTCATGATCGTCCAACGATGAGTGAGGTCATAGAAATGCTTGAAGGTGATGTTGGTGGTCTGCAGCTGCCTTCAAGGCCATTCTTCTGCGATGATGAACCCCTGCCACTGCTAGTGGATTCTTGCCGTTTCTCCTCTGAACTAACTGAAATCTCAGAGGAGGATGAGTGA
- the LOC9269575 gene encoding probable receptor-like protein kinase At5g20050 yields the protein MAAGSTISTSRRTHHLVTLLLLVAASTNYAAGATLNITNRCSFTVWPAAVPVGGGMRLDPGESWALDVPANSGAGRVWARTGCSFDANGNGSCQTGDCGGVLKCKNSGKPPQTLAEFTVDQTSVQDFFDISLTDGFNVPMDFLPVPAPEQRHGAPPCSKGPRCPANITSQCPSELKAPGGCNSACNVFKQDKYCCTGTTGTKTCEPTTFSLPFVRMCPDAYSYSLDDSSSTTFTCPSGTNYQIIFCPPTDLTSSSPVPPPAPIAIGPSGLDSSSKRGGRLVATIVVSVIGSTSVLTIIIASIIIIKRRIRRHQEMQEEEQEFEELPLQGMPRRFTFQQLQEATDQFRDKLGQGGFGSVFLGQIGGERVAVKRLDQSGQGMREFMAEVQTIGSIHHINLVRLIGFCAEKSQRLLVYEHMPKGSLDRWLYHQQGSPAPALDWWTRYKIITQVAKGLSYLHEECMMRIAHLDVKPQNILLDDNFNAKLSDFGLCKLIDRDKSQVITRMRGTPGYLAPEWLTSQITEKADVYSFGIVVMEMISGRKNLDTSRSEQSIHLITLLQEKVKGDQLADLIDKHSNDMQVHRQEIIEMMKLAMWCLQIDCKRRPQMSEVVKVLEGTTSIETDIDHDFVATNPVSFGVAGIVDSDPPVASNLSGPR from the coding sequence ATGGCAGCGGGGAGTACCATCAGTACTAGTCGCCGCACTCACCACCTTGTGACTCTGCTGCTCCTCGTTGCCGCCAGCACCAACTACGCCGCCGGAGCCACGCTGAACATCACCAACCGATGCTCCTTCACCGTGTGGCCGGCCGCCGTGCCGGTGGGTGGCGGCATGCGGCTCGACCCAGGCGAGTCGTGGGCGCTCGACGTGCCCGCCAACAGCGGCGCAGGGCGTGTGTGGGCGCGCACAGGCTGCTCATTCGATGCCAATGGCAACGGATCGTGCCAGACGGGAGACTGCGGCGGCGTGCTCAAGTGCAAGAACAGCGGCAAGCCACCTCAGACGCTCGCTGAGTTCACGGTGGACCAGACCAGCGTACAGGATTTCTTCGACATCTCCCTCACCGACGGCTTCAACGTGCCCATGGACTTCCTCCCCGTGCCGGCTCCGGAGCAGAGGCACGGAGCACCACCGTGCAGCAAGGGGCCACGCTGCCCGGCCAACATCACGTCGCAGTGCCCCAGCGAGCTCAAGGCGCCTGGAGGCTGCAACAGCGCCTGCAATGTGTTCAAGCAAGACAAATACTGCTGCACTGGCACCACTGGCACCAAAACCTGCGAACCCACCACCTTCTCACTGCCATTCGTCAGGATGTGCCCTGACGCATATAGCTACAGTTTGGATGACAGCTCCAGCACTACATTCACTTGCCCGTCAGGGACAAACTACCAGATCATCTTCTGCCCTCCAACTGATCTCACGTCTTCATCTCCGGTTCCTCCTCCTGCACCTATTGCTATTGGGCCTTCAGGCTTGGATTCCTCATCCAAAAGAGGAGGAAGGCTTGTTGCCACTATCGTGGTCTCTGTGATCGGCTCTACTTCAGTACTCACCATTATCATCGCTTCCATCATTATCATCAAACGAAGAATACGAAGACACCAGGAGATGCAAGAAGAGGAACAAGAGTTTGAGGAGCTACCCCTTCAAGGAATGCCGAGGAGGTTCACATTTCAGCAGCTACAAGAAGCAACTGATCAATTCAGAGACAAGCTCGGTCAAGGGGGGTTTGGGTCTGTTTTCCTGGGACAGATTGGAGGTGAAAGAGTAGCGGTGAAACGCTTGGATCAAAGTGGTCAGGGAATGAGAGAATTTATGGCAGAGGTTCAGACAATCGGCAGCATTCACCATATCAATCTAGTGAGGCTGATTGGCTTCTGTGCAGAGAAATCACAAAGGCTTTTGGTTTATGAGCATATGCCCAAAGGATCCTTGGACAGGTGGCTCTATCACCAGCAAGGttctcctgctcctgctctAGATTGGTGGACACGATACAAGATTATTACTCAAGTAGCCAAGGGTCTCTCTTATCTTCATGAGGAGTGCATGATGAGAATTGCTCACTTAGATGTAAAACCACAAAATATCCTCCTAGACGACAACTTCAATGCTAAACTTTCTGATTTTGGTCTATGCAAGCTTATTGATCGAGATAAGAGTCAAGTGATTACCAGAATGAGAGGCACACCTGGATATTTAGCTCCAGAATGGCTGACATCGCAGATCACAGAAAAGGCAGATGTCTATAGCTTTGGCATAGTAGTCATGGAAATGATCAGTGGGAGAAAGAACCTTGACACTTCCAGGTCTGAACAGAGTATCCATCTAATTACCTTACTGCAAGAAAAGGTGAAGGGTGATCAGTTGGCAGATTTGATTGACAAGCACAGCAATGATATGCAAGTACACCGGCAAGAAATAATTGAGATGATGAAACTCGCAATGTGGTGTTTGCAGATTGATTGCAAAAGAAGGCCTCAAATGTCTGAGGTTGTCAAAGTTTTGGAAGGCACCACAAGTATTGAGACTGACATAGACCATGACTTCGTCGCAACAAATCCAGTAAGCTTTGGTGTTGCTGGAATTGTGGACTCCGACCCCCCTGTAGCATCTAATTTATCAGGCCCCAGGTGA
- the LOC4326102 gene encoding rust resistance kinase Lr10, translating to MGTILATAFLLSVLSHGSYIAMASSSWDDQDFFKHCPPSRCSKHGPEIRFPHRLQSSNTPSSCGSSHAKLICSGQDTILHHPFLGPCKVTAIDYKKAVMKIIPFGGSSSPCLLHKFNSTNLSADVNDQNQLYLTEPGRIVRCSKEFTTSRASMIDGYNTVIADKVVRLIPCLRDTTSHFSYLVSTRLYLYALPLDCMVVSKGNIPIPNPYTAGLTFKQMAERIINSAEITLDLLLGSIPYNCTRCEQQGQRCAFSSQRNQTFCMHHGSRVKVIAATSVAAFVAVSLVVATVLYLSLKQRYNEEVHLKVEMFLRTYGTSKPTRYTFSQVKKITRRFKEKVGQGGFGTVYKGKLLNGVPVAVKMLENPTGDGEDFITEVATIGRIHHANIIHLLGFCSEGTRRALIYEFMPNESLEKYIFLHDHNTPQELLSPNKMLDIALGIARGMEYLHQGCNQRILHFDIKPHNILLDYNFSPKISDFGLAKLCPRDQSIVTMTKARGTMGYIAPELYSRNFGEISYKSDVYSFGMLVLEMVSGRRSWDPSIKNQNEVYFPEWIYEKVITGQEFVLSREMTEEEKQMVRQLALVALWCIQWNPRNRPSMTKVVNMITGRLQNIQVPPKPFVSYESHPMP from the exons atgggtacCATTCTCGCAACAGCCTTCCTGCTCTCTGTTCTCAGCCATGGCAGCTACATAGCCATGGCTTCCTCATCTTGGGATGACCAAGACTTCTTCAAGCATTGTCCACCGTCCCGGTGCAGCAAACATGGACCAGAGATCCGGTTCCCTCACCGGCTGCAATCCAGCAACACACCTTCATCATGTGGCAGTTCACACGCCAAGCTAATATGCTCTGGCCAGGACACCATCCTACATCACCCATTTCTGGGCCCTTGCAAGGTGACTGCCATAGATTACAAGAAGGCTGTCATGAAGATCATCCCGTTTGGGGGTTCATCTTCTCCATGCCTGCTTCACAAGTTCAATTCCACAAATCTATCAGCTGATGTCAACGATCAGAATCAATTATACCTCACTGAACCTGGGAGAATAGTGCGTTGTTCAAAAGAGTTCACAACAAGTAGAGCTTCTATGATCGACGGCTACAACACTGTTATTGCCGATAAAGTTGTCCGCTTGATCCCCTGCCTAAGGGACACTACAAGCCACTTCTCATATTTGGTGTCTACTCGGCTCTACCTGTATGCGCTTCCATTGGACTGCATGGTCGTCTCAAAAGGCAACATTCCAATCCCCAATCCATACACGGCTGGTTTAACGTTCAAGCAAATGGCAGAAAGGATAATCAACTCTGCTGAGATCACCCTTGATTTGCTTCTCGGAAGTATTCCCTACAATTGCACGCGGTGTGAACAGCAAGGGCAACGCTGCGCGTTCAGCTCACAAAGGAATCAAACATTCTGCATGCATCACG GTTCACGCGTCAAAGTCATTGCAG CAACATCAGTAGCTGCATTTGTTGCTGTTTCATTGGTGGTGGCTACTGTGCTCTATCTCTCCCTGAAGCAAAGGTATAATGAAGAGGTACACTTGAAGGTTGAAATGTTTCTCAGGACATATGGCACATCAAAACCCACAAGGTATACTTTCTCTCAAGTAAAGAAGATAACAAGACGCTTCAAGGAAAAAGTAGGCCAAGGTGGATTTGGAACTGTCTACAAAGGCAAGCTCCTAAATGGAGTGCCTGTGGCAGTCAAGATGTTAGAGAACCCTACAGGAGACGGAGAAGATTTTATTACTGAAGTTGCAACCATTGGAAGAATCCACCATGCAAACATTATCCATCTCCTGGGCTTCTGCTCCGAAGGAACAAGGCGTGCTCTTATTTATGAATTTATGCCTAATGAGTCACTAGAGAAATATATATTCTTGCATGATCATAATACTCCTCAAGAGCTCCTGTCACCAAACAAGATGCTAGATATTGCTTTAGGCATTGCCCGAGGAATGGAGTACCTGCATCAAGGATGCAACCAGCGCATCCTCCACTTTGATATCAAGCCTCATAATATCTTGCTGGACTATAACTTCAGTCCAAAGATTTCGGACTTTGGTCTTGCAAAGCTGTGCCCGAGAGACCAAAGCATTGTTACCATGACCAAAGCAAGAGGCACGATGGGATACATTGCACCAGAGCTATATTCTAGGAACTTTGGGGAGATATCATACAAGTCAGATGTTTATAGTTTTGGCATGCTTGTGTTAGAAATGGTGAGTGGAAGGAGGAGCTGGGACCCAAGTATTAAGAACCAAAATGAGGTATACTTCCCAGAATGGATCTATGAGAAAGTAATTACTGGGCAGGAGTTCGTACTTAGTAGGGAAATGACAGAAGAAGAGAAACAAATGGTGAGACAGCTGGCCCTTGTGGCACTATGGTGTATTCAGTGGAACCCAAGAAATCGGCCCTCGATGACAAAGGTCGTAAACATGATAACTGGAAGGTTGCAGAACATACAGGTGCCCCCTAAGCCATTTGTTTCGTATGAAAGCCATCCTATGCCATAA
- the LOC107276333 gene encoding LEAF RUST 10 DISEASE-RESISTANCEUS RECEPTOR-LIKE PROTEIN KINASE-like 2.4 isoform X1, with protein MHPLSTTMQAFVFIFAVLALLAGDVEGRQGCYPFSCGHLQNISHPFRRRGDPQRCGVPSYELDCRDSKATIRINTGTYYVTSINYTTSVFWVVDASLKDTNSSCPLPRSDQLPFVSGGIQGSHGGWDLALDPGPGATWVSFVNCSQAVRNNSVYVPVDCLSTSSSFVYVFGSWIMPPSVFPIIGNLETSCRYLAMIPLGGWDSPLPHNASFSDIVRSMRNGFAVHFPIIHRWSRIGHIKDCLMGSIRGFHEEPLSNQTIKDQIVDILFIDFSFWSCIIGGVGMKDYFDMPQYMMGMLRGKIEFYGGFIVQFALFVFKWIAVLCRFVIAPLTLLTFLAFKYWKTRIKIDAVEKFLQMQLMLGPTRYAYTDIIAMTSHFRDKLGQGGYGSVFKGVILPGDVHVAIKMLSNYNCNGEEFISEVSTIGSIHHVNVVRLVGYCAEEMRSALVYEYMPHGSLDRFIFSPDKSLSWDKLNEIALGIARGINYLHQGCDMQILHFDIKPHNILLDSNFVPKVADFGLAKLYPRDNSFMPVSAARGTVGYIAPEMISRSFGIISSKSDVYSFGMLLLEMAGGRRNSKQNMSSSSQSYYPSWVYNQLVQQKMGEIANAFNMHELEKKLCVVGLHCIQMKSHDRPTMSEVIEMLEGDVGGLQLPSRPFFCDDEPLPLLVDSCRFSSELTEISEEDE; from the exons ATGCATCCCCTCTCTACCACAATGCAAGCCTTTGTTTTCATCTTTGCTGTTCTTGCTCTTCTTGCAGGAGATGTCGAGGGGCGGCAAGGGTGCTATCCTTTCTCCTGTGGACATCTCCAGAACATTTCTCATCCTTTCCGCCGGCGAGGTGATCCACAAAGATGCGGTGTTCCGTCATATGAGTTAGACTGCAGAGATAGCAAGGCTACCATTAGGATCAACACAGGGACATACTATGTAACCAGCATCAACTACACTACTTCTGTCTTCTGGGTTGTGGATGCCAGCCTAAAAGATACAAACAGCAGCTGCCCTCTTCCTCGCTCGGATCAGCTTCCTTTCGTTTCGGGGGGTATCCAGGGATCACATGGCGGCTGGGACCTGGCCCTTGACCCTGGACCTGGAGCTACATGGGTTAGCTTTGTGAATTGTTCACAGGCAGTAAGGAATAATAGTGTGTACGTTCCTGTTGATTGCCTGAGCACAAGCTCTTCGTTTGTTTATGTGTTTGGTTCCTGGATAATGCCTCCATCTGTTTTTCCAATCATCGGAAACCTTGAGACTTCATGTCGCTACCTTGCCATGATTCCCTTGGGTGGTTGGGACTCGCCATTGCCACATAATGCAAGCTTTTCAGACATCGTCAGATCCATGAGGAATGGATTTGCTGTTCATTTTCCCATAATACATAGGTGGAGTAGGATTGGGCACATCAAGGATTGTCTGATGGGGTCGATTCG GGGCTTTCATGAAGAACCATTGTCCAATCAAACCATCAAGGATCAGATTGTGGACATCCTTTTTATTGACTTTAGTTTCTGGTCCTGCATAATTGGAGGAGTGGGCATGAAAGATTATTTCGATATGCCACAATACATGATGGGGATGCTTCGTGGAAAAATAGAATTTTATGGCGGATTCATTGTACAATTTGCTTTGTTTGTTTTCAAGTGGATTGCTG TTTTATGCAGGTTCGTGATAGCTCCGTTGACACTATTGACCTTCCTTGCCTTCAAGTATTGGAAAACTAGAATAAAAATCGACGCAGTTGAGAAGTTTTTACAAATGCAGCTGATGCTTGGTCCAACAAGGTACGCCTACACAGACATCATTGCAATGACAAGCCATTTTAGAGACAAGTTGGGCCAGGGTGGCTATGGCTCCGTGTTCAAGGGAGTGATACTGCCTGGTGATGTCCATGTTGCCATCAAAATGCTATCCAACTACAATTGTAATGGAGAAGAATTCATCAGCGAGGTATCCACCATTGGCAGTATCCATCATGTCAATGTAGTACGTCTAGTGGGGTATTGTGCAGAGGAAATGAGGAGTGCACTTGTGTATGAGTACATGCCCCATGGATCTCTTGACAGGTTCATCTTCTCTCCTGACAAGAGTCTCTCTTGGGACAAGCTCAATGAGATCGCATTGGGCATTGCTAGAGGAATAAACTACTTACATCAGGGGTGTGATATGCAGATTCTACATTTTGATATCAAGCCGCACAACATCCTTCTTGATAGCAATTTTGTCCCAAAAGTTGCCGATTTTGGCCTTGCCAAACTGTACCCACGGGATAACAGTTTTATGCCAGTTAGCGCTGCACGAGGAACAGTAGGTTATATTGCTCCTGAGATGATATCTCGGAGCTTTGGTATCATATCTAGCAAATCTGATGTTTATAGCTTTGGAATGCTTCTGTTGGAGATGGCTGGAGGGCGAAGGAATTCTAAGCAGAACATGTCGAGCTCAAGCCAGTCATATTATCCATCTTGGGTGTATAATCAGCTGGTTCAACAAAAGATGGGTGAGATTGCCAATGCCTTCAATATGCATGAGCTGGAAAAGAAGTTGTGTGTTGTTGGTCTACATTGCATTCAAATGAAGTCTCATGATCGTCCAACGATGAGTGAGGTCATAGAAATGCTTGAAGGTGATGTTGGTGGTCTGCAGCTGCCTTCAAGGCCATTCTTCTGCGATGATGAACCCCTGCCACTGCTAGTGGATTCTTGCCGTTTCTCCTCTGAACTAACTGAAATCTCAGAGGAGGATGAGTGA